GTCATGTATCCTAAGATTAGAACACGGCATTCTACGCAGGCAATGGCGTGCACATACAAGTGGAATGTAATACATGTATCGAGTTACCCCTAAATACAGCCATTTTATAATGGAATCATCGTTGTTGTGTACTTTTATTCTCCTCTGGTCCTCGTAGAATTTTGCATTGgcagagaaaaatatttagtgGCATAACTGCTCAGATGGAAATCAGACGGAGTTCTGCCTGAGGTTTTGAATACTTGAAGGTGGAGCATCCGAGAGCAGCAAATTCCCTGGTGACCTGCGTAATACCGGGCGATGCGaggtaaaatatatatgcCATTATTGATAGGATTTTTTATTACACTGAAATATGTTGTTGATAGTTATATTTGCATGTTTGCTCTTGAAATTGATAACTAAAAGACGTACTATAAAACGGGATTTGGTTATAGCATTGAAAGAATTGATTGAAAAGAAATTTTCCAAAGATGAGTTGTTTAGAATATGatgtattatattacaaataaaaagtaCAGAATTTTTCTTTAGCAAAAGTTGATTTGTAAAAATGTAGTTTACAGAATCTCTACTTTGACTACCTTCGAATATTTTCTCTAAGCAGCTCTCtactgtttttatattttatttgaaaatgtaTCTGATGAAGCAAAGTgatagtatttttattatttgttattaatCGATGTAGAAAACAATGTAAATTTTAGAAAGTATAAAGATTCGTACTGAAGAGTATCAAAACTCGAAATATGCTCCATCGGAATTTCGATTTAGAATTTCTCAAGtttaaacgaaaaaaatatcatatctTATTAAACAGATGACATATATGTATAACAtaaagtataattttaaagtAAACTATGCATAACACGTAACTCTCAAACTTAATAGTTACAAATTCAATGAttcaaaaacgaaaaatagacaatatttataatttcgaTACTTTTCTTtagtaataattcttttttgtatacaaagatatattttttgatgaaataataattacatcGATTTATAAGGTTCAAGTAAACCACTGCTTAATTCGACTGCATATTACTGGAATGACTTTTATAAAGTTTGACAACAAAGAAAACTCGCACCCCCAATAAgagaaaacaattaaataGCTTTTCCAAAGCAATcggtaaaataataaataatcatgCTCACTCTATGTACAGCATTGAAGAACTAATCTGTTATCTCCAAAACTGTGCGTTTCATATTGTGAGACCTTAAAAAACTTGATTATTAGGAATCTTAGTAGACATGATTCAAAAACTTGCATTCAGTATAAAACCTCGCACTTGAAGATAAATCGGAAGCAACAGATCAGTCAACCAAATCCGCACCTCATTCTCTGATTAAACGATTCTACTAGTTTGGTTTACAATTATGTTGAAAGCGCGGAAAACCCATGCATTGAccgataaatttaaaatatatcaaaatttaGGGCACAAAAACTTTGCTGCATACAATTGATTGACTTTTATTAAATCGCCTATCCACGCGTAAGTATGCAGCACATGTGAATAGAAACTGTCTCTCATTGTGCACTCAATAACTTTACACTCACGCATACATACTTTTATATCTTTGCTACAAATAATAAGTTTCTAAATATACAGCAAAATAGGAGTTGAACGCTCAGAAAGGCATCGCATGAAAATTATAATCTTCTAGAAAACAATTTCACAATTCATTGAAGCCGATGCTATgcaatttatataaattcCTGCCACTGGTTGGAAGTTTTTTTAAACTGTACCCAgagtatttaaaatagttttaagtTCATAGATCTATCTGACTCGATCAGAATtatatgtaacttttttttcttgaccCGAgtcaaaaaattgtataaaataattattattttatacaggATGTAGGTGACCATAGCACTactacactgagagaaagatATCATTGCCGTAAACATTTACACACGTTAGGAACAATGATTGCTGATATATTCGTCATCGTACATCttacaaatattctataccaaacaaaaacagtttgtatgtatactatagatTTCTATAGTACACATACAAAATATTGCGGGAAATAtctgtatgttaatagttaacatatgaATTTCATGGCTATCGTGCGTAGTGTTGCGTGCAGATGGCGTTTCTCTCGTAccgcctaacctcaaaatccgtcatcctctttcatacaaaaaatattcttgagggtttatttatcatgaataatcaataaatcataaataataGAACGAAAGCAACTGAATATACCTAAGGAAGCATGCAAAGTTCCTTTGGAAtgatataatgtcaaaattcaaaatttcgtCTTTCATCTGCCTTTTGAGTCTAAATACCAGATCTGACAGTTCTAGAGATAAATAATAAGTGTCGTTCCGACTGATTCAGCAGCCtctggcatttccaaaaaggtATATGTCAACTAGTTTATCACTattagttcaaaagttattggaaaaatacaaatctgaaaaatgaatgattACGATATGATGTTTAACACActactgaatttttcaaataacttttgaactaatAGTGATAAACTAGTTGACATATacctttttggaaatgccagaGGTTGCTGAATCAGTCGGAATGACACTTATTATTTATCTCTAGAACTGTCAGATCTGGTATATAGACCCAAAAGGCcgatgaaagacaaaattttgaattttgacattatatcaCTGTAAAGTTACTcagtattaataaaattcatacaagtgtgttttctaataatttttatctgattaCTTCATAAAGTCTATGAAAAATCGTAATAGGCAGccatatgttaactattaacatacagcTATTTGACATATAACAAAGCtacgttaactattaacatacgtattattggctcaaatcgaaCATGCCTATGTTAACAGTTAACATATATGTTTGCTGCAatgtttcttttctctcagtaTACGTTTGTTTGATTTTGTTACATGATCAGATTTCGTTAACACGTGAAGTTTACAATTCATCTCGAAGCAACGTATATCTGTTTTTACTAGGCGCTAGTTTCTTGAATGTAGATTCAGGTGGTGAGGTTGGCACTTTTCCTTCCAGTTGAGGTATTTTATTGTTGTTAGGATCTGGACCATAATGGAATTCTCTATGCAATTTACCAGAGTAGAGATCTTGCAAGAAAGCTTTCAACTTTCCAGGTACAAAAATGTCTTGGAAATTTGGAAATAAATACATGTGTCGAAAACTATCAATTGCAATCAGTGGTAAATCTGACAATTTCTTTCCCAAATGATGAAGTGGATGGGCAAACTTATAGCCATCAGCGGTTAGGAAATTTACGTTTTCTGTGAAATAGTATAGAGAACAAATAAGCTTGTgctattttataaaaataacaactGTTAAAGTTGGATTATTGTTTACTTACGTTTCTCATCATACATAGTATTCATAACAATATCCTTGTATTGCTTTACACTTTCAGTATCCTTTGAATCATGGAATAGAATTAGGAAAGGCAAGCCCTCTTCAGTTAATTCTTCTGCATTTTCAAAAGTGATTTCTCTGACAAGAGGAACACATTTTTCTTGAGCCCAGATGTTCAATTCATCATAATTGGTCAAACTACCGTGGTATGTTTCATCGTCGTCGTTTGACAAAGCTTTGTCGGATCTGAATACTATTATTGGTTGACCAGGTGGATGCATTGCCTTACTTGAATCCCttaaatatgaaattaaagttaattttttaagtttaaataaattatgaccGCCAAGCAtcataatgataaataataagaGCTGAAAAGGTAAATAATATCAATGATTTCGAATTGTGTACTtaacatattataaataataataaaatagtaaatatggtatcaaaataataaaattaattggtGCTTGAACAGAAATAAGGTACAATGTAATCACATACATAAGATATAGTTTTGCAGCTTTGATTAAATATTGGTTCAATTACTTACAGCAAAGGTAAATGCTGTCCAATATCACATTTTTCTTTGGAACACGTGCTTGTTAAATAAAGCAAATACagtattttgaatattaaactACTAAGTTAGTGCATTGTTATACAACAATGGAGTTTAGTGGAAACTAGCTTTTAATTAGACGCGTTATCATAAAAATAGAGATAAATTCTTACCCAAAGCCAACGTGAAATTGACAGTCGTCTTTCAAATTTGTAGCAACTCGTCTGAAAAGCTGGTACTCAGGAACTTCTTTCCTATCAAAATAACCAATGATCATTCTCTTTTTATCGTCGAGATCCCGAAGTTCTTTCAAGTCGTGGAATTCTTTGATTGGGTCTTCAAGCTGCTTCTTGATAAATTCAACGAATGCTTCAACAGAGCGCTGTCCTCTGTATTCTCTCTTAGAGGGTTGACCATTTCGAATAACTTTCAGGGTTGGGTACTTGGTAATATGAAACCTTGATGCGATGGATGCTGGAATATtcaagtttaaaatattagaattttttcaaaacaataacaattcTTACGATTACATTTTGAAGTATGTTTTatcgaatatttaaaaatgtgaaGTTCTCGTAAGATGAGAACCTTCACTAATGAGTCATTGTGTCTCTTATCTTTAAAGCCAAATGAAACTGAAGTCATGACGTGCCATTAAATACTCTGGATTAACACTATTTAGAAAgcaaataacattttttcagtttttcctCAGAATTCTAAAtaacatatataataattatagcTACTCGAAAACATTTTAAGATattcaaaaagtaaaacaaataTTAGTAACGATAACACAGCTGAGTCAACAACATTTCTTCTGTAAAGAAAAGCAGAACTGGTATGATACTTACATTCTTTATCACAATCAACTTTTCCCATGACGACTCTTCCAGCTTCTGGAAAAGCTTCCCTTACTTTATCAGAGGCTTCATCAAAAATAGGTTGTAACATATTACTAAATCGACACCATTCGGCATAGAAGTTAATAAAAACTAGTTCAGTAGAGGCTGTAAAGAGACGGAAACATTGTGTTAGTAATATTCCTAAAATAAAGCTGTAACGAATAATGCTAAACACAGTACTATTAATATGTAGAGAATCAAGCTAGGCATAAGAGCtctattaaataaataataattgaacTTATAAAAGCTGGATGAATTCAATGATCCTGACACTCACCTAAGGTCATATCAATATTATCTTGATTAAGAGATGTTGCCCCTGTTGCCTCGCCACTCACACTCGTACATTGTGCAAATATCTGTAGAAATAGACAAAGAAATACAGTTATACACTATGCACTCTTCTCTGATCGGTGCTAAGCTATGAAACAAATGGCCAACCGCAGTAAGTGCAACATATGTAAAATGGAGTTTACAACAACGTAATACATCTGCCATAGCAACTTGACACGCGATCAGGTCAATAGAAAACGCGAAAAAACACACGAAACGAAGCTAATTTCGAGGTTATAAAGAGGCAGCGCATTGAGGTTATGTGAAGTCCTcgataaacaataataaaaactcCGATAATTCGCTGTCAGCAATCCCAATGTGCAGTGGCTACTCAGGAAGAAGCAATAAACTCGATAACCGATGCCGCGTGACAGATTCGTGGCACTGCAGAATAGGAGCTAAGAGCGCGCGTAGCGCGACGTCTCTATGGCATCAGGTGGAGCGTCGAAGTTTCGTGTCTGCTATACCGCGAGTATGAGAAAACAGCAGAGAAAACTCACCAGGAGGCAGACGATGCCGACGAGTCTCGCGGCTCGGCTATCACAGTAGGAGAGCATGTTGCTCGGCTTTTTCGAAACGGATCAggcaaattttttaaagagcaGTCGATCGCGGCTGACGCGCCAGCAACATCGAGCGGGCGGATAGACGCGCTGCGGGCGAAACTGCTGGCCAACCGCCACGAACGCAGTGGCACTTGGCAGGCGTAGCGCGCAGGTGTTGGTGTCGTCGTGTATTGACTGTATTCTCTGCTATGGGCAGGCCTGTCTGTCACAGGCCTGTGCCTAGAACCATTTCGACATGGCGTCGATGGCCAAAACCGACGTACcaatcttcaaaaaattcactAGCAGCCAGTGCTGGGGTCACGATTATTCGGAGGGTCACTCAAATGCCAACTTCAGGGGGCAACGCGGTAAAAGCGATCTGCTTTGTCCCCTGAAGTGAGCAATCGGGCGACCCTGCATCAATTCGCAAATATTCGAATTAGCGGTggctgcactgata
The sequence above is a segment of the Nasonia vitripennis strain AsymCx chromosome 3, Nvit_psr_1.1, whole genome shotgun sequence genome. Coding sequences within it:
- the LOC100122527 gene encoding endoplasmic reticulum resident protein 44 isoform X3, with translation MLSYCDSRAARLVGIVCLLIFAQCTSVSGEATGATSLNQDNIDMTLASTELVFINFYAEWCRFSNMLQPIFDEASDKVREAFPEAGRVVMGKVDCDKESSIASRFHITKYPTLKVIRNGQPSKREYRGQRSVEAFVEFIKKQLEDPIKEFHDLKELRDLDDKKRMIIGYFDRKEVPEYQLFRRVATNLKDDCQFHVGFGDSSKAMHPPGQPIIVFRSDKALSNDDDETYHGSLTNYDELNIWAQEKCVPLVREITFENAEELTEEGLPFLILFHDSKDTESVKQYKDIVMNTMYDEKQNVNFLTADGYKFAHPLHHLGKKLSDLPLIAIDSFRHMYLFPNFQDIFVPGKLKAFLQDLYSGKLHREFHYGPDPNNNKIPQLEGKVPTSPPESTFKKLAPSKNRYTLLRDEL
- the LOC100122527 gene encoding endoplasmic reticulum resident protein 44 isoform X2; translated protein: MADVLRCCKLHFTYVALTAIFAQCTSVSGEATGATSLNQDNIDMTLASTELVFINFYAEWCRFSNMLQPIFDEASDKVREAFPEAGRVVMGKVDCDKESSIASRFHITKYPTLKVIRNGQPSKREYRGQRSVEAFVEFIKKQLEDPIKEFHDLKELRDLDDKKRMIIGYFDRKEVPEYQLFRRVATNLKDDCQFHVGFGTCSKEKCDIGQHLPLLDSSKAMHPPGQPIIVFRSDKALSNDDDETYHGSLTNYDELNIWAQEKCVPLVREITFENAEELTEEGLPFLILFHDSKDTESVKQYKDIVMNTMYDEKQNVNFLTADGYKFAHPLHHLGKKLSDLPLIAIDSFRHMYLFPNFQDIFVPGKLKAFLQDLYSGKLHREFHYGPDPNNNKIPQLEGKVPTSPPESTFKKLAPSKNRYTLLRDEL
- the LOC100122527 gene encoding endoplasmic reticulum resident protein 44 isoform X4 is translated as MADVLRCCKLHFTYVALTAIFAQCTSVSGEATGATSLNQDNIDMTLASTELVFINFYAEWCRFSNMLQPIFDEASDKVREAFPEAGRVVMGKVDCDKESSIASRFHITKYPTLKVIRNGQPSKREYRGQRSVEAFVEFIKKQLEDPIKEFHDLKELRDLDDKKRMIIGYFDRKEVPEYQLFRRVATNLKDDCQFHVGFGDSSKAMHPPGQPIIVFRSDKALSNDDDETYHGSLTNYDELNIWAQEKCVPLVREITFENAEELTEEGLPFLILFHDSKDTESVKQYKDIVMNTMYDEKQNVNFLTADGYKFAHPLHHLGKKLSDLPLIAIDSFRHMYLFPNFQDIFVPGKLKAFLQDLYSGKLHREFHYGPDPNNNKIPQLEGKVPTSPPESTFKKLAPSKNRYTLLRDEL
- the LOC100122527 gene encoding endoplasmic reticulum resident protein 44 isoform X1, translating into MLSYCDSRAARLVGIVCLLIFAQCTSVSGEATGATSLNQDNIDMTLASTELVFINFYAEWCRFSNMLQPIFDEASDKVREAFPEAGRVVMGKVDCDKESSIASRFHITKYPTLKVIRNGQPSKREYRGQRSVEAFVEFIKKQLEDPIKEFHDLKELRDLDDKKRMIIGYFDRKEVPEYQLFRRVATNLKDDCQFHVGFGTCSKEKCDIGQHLPLLDSSKAMHPPGQPIIVFRSDKALSNDDDETYHGSLTNYDELNIWAQEKCVPLVREITFENAEELTEEGLPFLILFHDSKDTESVKQYKDIVMNTMYDEKQNVNFLTADGYKFAHPLHHLGKKLSDLPLIAIDSFRHMYLFPNFQDIFVPGKLKAFLQDLYSGKLHREFHYGPDPNNNKIPQLEGKVPTSPPESTFKKLAPSKNRYTLLRDEL